One Beggiatoa leptomitoformis DNA segment encodes these proteins:
- the hemE gene encoding uroporphyrinogen decarboxylase, which produces MTSFLKNDCFLRALLRQPVDKTPVWMMRQAGRYLPEYRATRAKAGDFMTLCKTPELACEVTLQPLDRYPLDAAILFSDILTIPDAMGLGLYFSEGEGPVFNHPLRNHAAIEALGIPDPHQDLRYVIDAVALIRQELNGRVPLIGFSGSPWTLATYMVEGGSTKTFRYIKGLLFDQPHSLHLLLNKLAQSVILYLNAQIAAGAQAVMIFDTWGGVLTTRDYEAFSLQYMQQIVTGLQREHNGQRIPIILFTKGGNEWLEQIAATGCDAVGLDWQLPIGHARQRIGQQVALQGNMDPCVLYASPARIREEVADILASYGNGTGHIFNLGHGIHPQINTENVSAFIQAVNELSPAYHIA; this is translated from the coding sequence ATGACATCTTTTTTAAAAAATGATTGTTTTTTACGTGCGCTACTTCGCCAACCCGTCGATAAAACGCCTGTTTGGATGATGCGACAAGCAGGGCGTTACCTGCCTGAATATCGTGCTACTCGCGCCAAAGCAGGCGATTTTATGACCCTGTGTAAAACGCCAGAACTTGCGTGCGAAGTCACGTTACAACCCCTAGACCGTTATCCACTGGATGCAGCCATTTTATTCTCGGATATTTTAACAATTCCAGATGCAATGGGACTCGGCTTGTATTTCAGCGAGGGGGAAGGCCCTGTTTTTAATCATCCATTGCGTAACCATGCCGCCATTGAAGCATTGGGCATTCCTGACCCCCATCAAGATTTACGCTATGTAATTGATGCGGTTGCACTGATTCGTCAAGAACTGAATGGGCGCGTGCCACTCATTGGTTTTTCAGGCAGTCCTTGGACACTTGCTACCTACATGGTAGAAGGGGGTTCTACCAAAACATTCCGCTATATTAAAGGGTTATTATTCGACCAACCCCACAGTTTACACTTACTACTTAATAAACTTGCCCAATCCGTTATTCTCTACCTAAATGCCCAAATTGCAGCAGGTGCGCAAGCTGTTATGATATTTGACACTTGGGGCGGTGTATTAACGACACGTGATTATGAGGCTTTTTCCTTACAATACATGCAACAAATCGTTACAGGCTTACAACGAGAACACAACGGACAACGTATCCCGATTATTCTTTTTACCAAAGGCGGGAACGAATGGTTAGAACAAATTGCCGCAACAGGCTGTGATGCAGTTGGTTTAGACTGGCAATTACCGATAGGACACGCTCGCCAACGCATAGGTCAACAAGTCGCATTACAAGGCAATATGGACCCTTGCGTACTCTACGCATCCCCCGCACGTATTCGTGAAGAAGTTGCTGATATTTTAGCCAGTTATGGTAACGGTACAGGACATATTTTTAATTTAGGGCATGGCATACACCCCCAAATAAATACCGAAAATGTCAGCGCATTTATTCAAGCAGTCAATGAGTTAAGCCCTGCCTATCATATTGCTTAA
- a CDS encoding phage integrase N-terminal SAM-like domain-containing protein — translation MSTTQSDKTLLSETRDLMRRLHYSIHTERAYCDWIARFVRFHHMQARETLFVEPEKKVEDYLTYLAVQANVAAATQNQAFNALVFLYKRVLERPLENVEAARSRKEPRIPEVLTREEVKRVLAFVEGTAGLIVKLLYGSGLRITEAVRLRVQDIDYGYKQITVRNGKGEKDRVTPFPANLEALLNNHLERVKLLHEQDLAAGLGPVYLPYALERKYPNAARESRFSRCWGIRMCKRR, via the coding sequence ATGTCAACAACTCAATCAGATAAAACACTACTTTCAGAAACCCGCGATTTGATGCGACGTTTACATTATTCCATTCATACTGAACGGGCGTATTGTGATTGGATTGCGCGTTTTGTGCGCTTTCATCACATGCAGGCGCGGGAGACTTTATTTGTTGAGCCGGAGAAAAAAGTCGAGGATTATCTGACTTATCTGGCGGTGCAGGCGAATGTGGCGGCTGCAACGCAGAATCAGGCGTTTAATGCGCTGGTATTTTTGTATAAGCGGGTGTTAGAGCGACCATTGGAAAATGTCGAAGCGGCACGCTCGCGCAAGGAGCCGCGTATACCGGAAGTGTTGACGCGGGAGGAGGTCAAGCGAGTGTTGGCGTTTGTGGAGGGGACGGCGGGGTTGATTGTGAAGTTGTTGTATGGCAGCGGCCTGCGGATTACCGAGGCGGTACGGCTACGGGTGCAGGACATCGACTATGGCTACAAGCAAATCACGGTGCGCAACGGCAAGGGCGAGAAAGACCGCGTTACGCCCTTTCCCGCCAATTTAGAAGCACTGTTGAACAACCACTTGGAGCGAGTCAAATTGCTGCATGAACAGGATTTGGCGGCGGGCTTGGGCCCGGTGTATTTGCCCTATGCGCTGGAGCGCAAGTATCCGAATGCGGCGCGGGAATCACGATTCAGTCGTTGCTGGGGCATAAGGATGTGCAAACGACGATGA
- a CDS encoding DNA-methyltransferase: protein MKTQALKLYYKTPLGQAYLGDSLAFLPQVASESVDLILTSPPFALKRKKEYGNEDEDKYVDWFMGFAGQLHRILKPEGSFVLDLGGAYMPGFPVRSIYQFELLVRLVKEAGFYLAQEFYHYNPARLPAPAEWVNVRRIRVKDSVNVVWWLSKSQNPKADNRKVLKPYSDSMKSLLKNGYTAKLRPSGHDISDKFSRDNGGAIPPNLLELANTDSNSAYQKKCRAAGLKVHPARFPAGFADFFIKFLTDEGDLVFDLFAGSNTTGLVAETLGRRWLASELSEEYLEGSAFRFDSFELEHMVSVKKKILVANSVNTQA, encoded by the coding sequence ATGAAAACACAAGCACTAAAGTTGTATTACAAGACCCCGCTAGGCCAAGCATATCTAGGGGACAGTCTCGCGTTTTTGCCGCAAGTTGCTAGTGAATCAGTTGATTTAATTCTTACGTCGCCTCCGTTCGCATTGAAACGAAAGAAAGAATACGGGAACGAGGACGAAGATAAATATGTTGATTGGTTTATGGGCTTCGCGGGGCAGTTACACCGCATCCTTAAGCCTGAAGGCTCATTTGTACTAGATTTAGGCGGAGCCTATATGCCCGGCTTTCCTGTTCGCAGCATCTACCAGTTTGAACTGTTAGTGAGATTGGTCAAAGAAGCGGGCTTCTATCTTGCTCAAGAGTTCTACCATTACAACCCCGCACGACTTCCTGCACCCGCTGAATGGGTGAATGTTCGGCGCATCCGAGTAAAAGACAGTGTGAATGTTGTTTGGTGGTTATCAAAATCACAAAACCCAAAAGCCGATAACCGCAAGGTGTTGAAGCCCTACAGCGACAGCATGAAGAGCTTATTAAAAAACGGCTATACCGCAAAACTACGACCAAGCGGGCATGATATTTCGGACAAATTCAGCCGTGATAATGGTGGGGCGATTCCACCAAATTTGCTTGAACTCGCAAACACTGACAGTAACAGCGCGTATCAAAAAAAGTGCAGGGCAGCGGGATTAAAAGTACATCCAGCCCGCTTCCCTGCGGGTTTTGCGGATTTTTTTATCAAGTTTCTTACCGACGAAGGTGATCTGGTGTTTGATTTATTTGCCGGGTCCAATACTACAGGGCTTGTTGCCGAAACTCTTGGGCGGCGCTGGCTTGCGTCGGAGCTTTCTGAAGAATACTTGGAAGGGAGCGCGTTTCGATTTGATTCCTTCGAGCTTGAACACATGGTTTCTGTAAAGAAGAAAATACTGGTTGCCAATAGTGTCAACACTCAAGCCTAA
- a CDS encoding AbrB/MazE/SpoVT family DNA-binding domain-containing protein: MQTVTVSPKFQVIIPADIRRNLNLQVGQKMQIVQCGERIELLPVKPVKTMRGFLRGIDTDVPREADRV; the protein is encoded by the coding sequence ATGCAAACCGTCACTGTATCACCTAAATTCCAAGTCATTATTCCCGCAGACATCCGCCGTAACTTGAACTTACAGGTAGGTCAGAAAATGCAAATTGTCCAATGCGGCGAACGCATCGAATTGCTTCCGGTCAAACCCGTGAAAACCATGCGGGGATTTCTGCGCGGCATTGATACCGATGTGCCGCGCGAGGCGGATCGCGTATGA
- a CDS encoding type II toxin-antitoxin system VapC family toxin: protein MNVVDSSAWLEYFADGSNADFFSAAVENTEDLVVPVITLYEVFKRVLQQRDENAAMQAVALMQQGQVVELSAALALSAAQLSHELKLPMADSLILATARRYGATLWTQDNDFEGIEGVRYITKG from the coding sequence ATGAACGTGGTTGATTCCTCCGCCTGGCTGGAATATTTCGCTGACGGGTCGAACGCGGATTTTTTCAGTGCTGCGGTCGAAAATACGGAAGACCTCGTTGTCCCGGTCATCACGCTGTACGAAGTGTTCAAGCGCGTTTTACAGCAACGCGATGAAAATGCAGCCATGCAGGCCGTGGCCTTGATGCAGCAGGGACAGGTGGTCGAACTCAGCGCCGCATTGGCATTGAGTGCGGCGCAGTTATCTCATGAACTCAAACTGCCGATGGCGGACAGCTTGATACTGGCAACCGCACGCCGGTACGGTGCGACTTTATGGACGCAGGACAATGATTTCGAGGGGATTGAAGGTGTGCGGTATATTACCAAGGGGTAG
- a CDS encoding M48 family metallopeptidase: MRLNDLEIEVIQKDIKNVHLSVYPPNGRVKVAAPETMSLEIIRAFVISKLAWIKKQQQKFRAQERESPREYLERESHYFWGKRYLLKVVEQNAVPMVRLNHSAIVLQVKPNTDASKRGRILEDWYRAQLKAALLPLFQDWEAKIGVTATRVIVQKMKTQWGSCTPASGIIRINLELVKKPRDCLEYIIVHELVHLLEPSHNRRFSALMNHYLPKWKSLREELNRLPVRHEIWDY, translated from the coding sequence ATGAGACTGAACGATTTAGAGATAGAAGTGATTCAAAAAGACATCAAAAACGTACATTTAAGCGTCTATCCACCCAACGGCAGGGTTAAAGTTGCCGCGCCTGAAACCATGTCGCTGGAAATAATCCGAGCTTTTGTCATTTCCAAACTGGCTTGGATTAAAAAACAACAACAAAAATTCCGCGCCCAAGAACGCGAGTCGCCCAGAGAATACCTTGAACGCGAGAGTCATTATTTTTGGGGAAAAAGATATTTACTAAAAGTCGTTGAACAAAATGCCGTGCCAATGGTGCGCTTAAATCATTCAGCCATTGTGCTGCAAGTGAAACCCAACACGGATGCAAGCAAAAGAGGGCGTATTTTAGAGGACTGGTATCGCGCCCAACTCAAAGCGGCTTTATTGCCCCTATTCCAAGACTGGGAAGCAAAAATTGGTGTCACCGCAACCCGCGTGATAGTGCAAAAAATGAAAACCCAATGGGGAAGCTGCACCCCAGCATCGGGTATCATCCGCATTAACCTTGAATTAGTCAAAAAACCCCGTGATTGTCTGGAATATATTATCGTGCATGAACTCGTCCACCTGCTTGAGCCAAGCCATAATCGGCGTTTTAGCGCATTGATGAATCACTATTTGCCAAAATGGAAATCACTGCGAGAGGAATTAAATAGATTGCCAGTTAGGCATGAGATTTGGGATTACTGA
- a CDS encoding transposase produces MPRLARTVFAGISHHITQRGNRRENVFFAEENRQIYLEWLEEYCRRHEVEILAYCLMTNHIHLVAVPAQDDGLQCALKPLHMRYAQHINRQRKWSGHLWRRLSSNWSNLLGEFCDFVWTA; encoded by the coding sequence ATGCCAAGACTCGCACGCACCGTTTTTGCGGGCATTTCCCATCACATCACCCAGCGTGGCAACCGTCGGGAGAATGTGTTTTTCGCGGAAGAAAACCGCCAAATCTACCTCGAATGGCTGGAGGAATACTGCCGCCGCCATGAAGTCGAGATACTCGCCTATTGTCTAATGACCAACCACATTCACCTTGTCGCCGTTCCCGCGCAGGACGACGGTTTGCAGTGTGCGTTGAAACCCTTGCACATGCGCTATGCCCAACACATCAACCGACAACGGAAGTGGTCGGGGCATCTGTGGAGGCGTTTATCAAGCAATTGGAGCAATTTGCTGGGCGAGTTTTGCGATTTCGTTTGGACGGCCTAG
- a CDS encoding peptidylprolyl isomerase, whose protein sequence is MKKLFAGLLLCYSLSVQAETQLLDYIVAVVNDEVITSVALQDEVRTTEAKLTEQKIQAPSRQELERQVLESLIMGKIQLQFAARTGINVDDNALNETMRKVAAQNNLDLQKMRTVLEQEGLGFNQFREDIRNRMIIQRLQQRQVINKINVSPREIDAFLMAQAKQDTSKSATEFRIFHILIAVPEAASPEAIATKQKRAEEILAQLQAGADFQKTAVAMSDSPQALEGGDLGWRRLGEIPNIFADALSQLQTGEVSNLIRNSSGFHIIKLVDKRGQSAQNIVTQSRARHILIKTSEVVSDFEAQARLEGIKERIERGEKFADLAKAYSEDYSSASNGGELDWINPGDMVPEFEQMVTRLPTDKISEPFKTAFGWHIVEVLERRQQDNTEQASRMKATEQIRQRKIGEELQTWLRQLRDEAYVEYRLADGVAEKS, encoded by the coding sequence ATGAAAAAATTATTTGCAGGGTTGCTACTTTGTTATAGCCTAAGCGTGCAAGCTGAAACCCAACTACTGGACTATATTGTGGCTGTCGTTAATGACGAAGTAATTACTTCCGTCGCCTTACAAGATGAAGTCCGTACCACAGAAGCAAAACTCACAGAACAAAAAATCCAAGCCCCGTCACGCCAAGAACTAGAACGGCAAGTATTAGAAAGTCTCATCATGGGGAAAATTCAACTCCAATTTGCCGCGCGGACAGGCATCAATGTAGATGATAACGCGCTAAATGAAACCATGCGCAAAGTTGCTGCACAAAACAACCTAGATTTACAAAAAATGCGAACAGTATTAGAACAAGAAGGATTAGGGTTTAATCAATTTCGTGAAGATATTCGTAATCGCATGATTATTCAACGGCTACAACAACGCCAAGTCATCAATAAAATTAATGTTTCCCCGCGTGAAATTGATGCGTTTTTAATGGCGCAAGCCAAACAAGACACCAGCAAATCCGCAACCGAATTCCGTATTTTTCACATCCTTATTGCAGTGCCAGAAGCAGCCTCTCCAGAAGCCATTGCAACCAAACAAAAACGGGCAGAAGAAATTCTTGCACAACTACAGGCAGGTGCAGACTTTCAAAAAACCGCTGTTGCAATGTCAGACAGCCCCCAAGCCTTAGAAGGTGGCGATTTAGGCTGGCGACGACTGGGCGAAATCCCCAATATTTTTGCCGACGCACTCAGCCAGTTACAAACAGGTGAAGTCAGCAACTTAATTCGCAATTCTAGTGGTTTTCACATCATTAAATTAGTTGATAAACGGGGACAATCTGCACAAAACATCGTTACACAAAGTCGCGCCCGTCACATACTGATTAAAACCAGTGAAGTAGTATCCGATTTTGAAGCCCAAGCCCGTTTAGAAGGGATTAAAGAACGGATTGAACGCGGTGAAAAATTTGCAGATTTAGCCAAAGCCTACTCCGAAGATTACTCCTCAGCCAGCAATGGCGGTGAATTAGACTGGATTAATCCCGGTGACATGGTGCCAGAATTTGAACAAATGGTAACGCGCTTACCCACGGATAAAATCAGTGAGCCTTTTAAAACCGCATTTGGTTGGCATATCGTTGAAGTATTAGAACGCCGTCAACAAGATAACACCGAACAAGCCTCACGAATGAAAGCCACAGAACAAATTCGTCAACGAAAAATTGGCGAGGAATTACAAACATGGTTGCGTCAACTGCGCGATGAAGCCTACGTCGAATACCGCCTAGCTGATGGTGTTGCAGAAAAAAGCTAA
- a CDS encoding SanA/YdcF family protein, whose protein sequence is MQKLYIACRYSCLVGFICLVFLIFSVVSVYYWVSLQTQDRVYSDIQTVPTKSLALLLGTSKYVANGRTNLYFRYRIEATAQLYHAGKIRHIIVSGDNRKASYNEPLDMQKALLEAGIPVQAITLDYAGFRTLDSVVRAHEVFSQNDFIIVSQAFHNQRALFISDFYGIQAIGFNAKDVPLSLDPKTPVREYLARFKAVLDLYILNTQPRFLGDKIHIALEP, encoded by the coding sequence ATGCAGAAATTATATATTGCCTGCCGCTATAGTTGTCTGGTCGGATTTATCTGTTTAGTTTTTTTAATCTTTAGTGTTGTCAGCGTCTATTATTGGGTGTCACTACAAACCCAAGACCGTGTATATAGTGATATTCAAACCGTTCCTACAAAATCATTAGCCTTATTATTGGGAACAAGTAAATATGTCGCAAATGGGCGAACTAACTTATATTTTCGTTATAGAATTGAGGCAACAGCACAACTCTATCATGCAGGTAAAATTCGACATATTATTGTCAGTGGTGATAATCGAAAAGCTTCTTACAACGAACCCCTAGATATGCAAAAAGCCTTATTAGAAGCGGGGATTCCTGTACAGGCAATTACACTAGATTATGCAGGATTTCGTACACTAGACTCCGTTGTTCGCGCCCACGAGGTTTTTTCGCAAAACGACTTTATTATTGTTTCTCAAGCCTTTCATAATCAACGTGCGTTATTTATCAGTGATTTTTATGGGATTCAAGCCATAGGGTTTAACGCAAAAGATGTTCCGCTATCCCTAGACCCCAAAACCCCTGTACGCGAATATTTAGCGCGCTTTAAAGCCGTACTAGATTTATATATTCTCAACACACAACCCCGTTTTTTAGGGGATAAAATTCATATTGCGCTTGAGCCTTAA
- a CDS encoding adenylate/guanylate cyclase domain-containing protein — MLRLFPFKLTRKTQKFLRDAIYILLFAVLYYVISGLSVLLGSTTGEVTAIWPVAGLSFAVLFIWGYRFLISILLGELNLLFLEPIKHEQLWIATGNVISLFLAVWFINRYAKNKDLFGHTGNVIYFLFFAVLLSSLISASVGTASLYAYDIIDAGSLLGNWWTWWLADIVGVLVVAPLIVTWHQEWHIHWNRAQLIEAISLFLSLSLTAWLIFGQPLSESVRAYPMAFLMMPFIIWAIFRFGQRETMMVIFMLSIIAIFGTIMRVGPFVLPSVYQSLLLLQAFIGVICLTTLFLMALISERTKLEASMSRFVPHEFLSFLNKKSIVDVNLGDHTEREMSVLFSDIRGFTSLSEAMTPQQNFNFINAYLSRMEPIISEHRGFIDKYIGDAIMALFPKNVDHAVQAAIGMLQALNDYNETRGRPGRPKLRIGIGIHTGLLMLGTVGGQSRMDGTVISDAVNLASRTESLTKTYGVCLLITEQTYQKLENPKNYKIRLLDRVIVKGKTNLVTLYEIYDADLPLMIELKNKTLTQFEQACLSYHQANISVAKQLFENVLLINPQDDAATVYLERCHAHLRNPCSNNPTTS; from the coding sequence ATGTTGCGTCTATTTCCCTTTAAATTAACAAGAAAAACACAAAAATTTTTACGGGACGCAATTTATATTTTATTATTTGCAGTTTTATATTATGTCATTAGCGGATTAAGTGTTTTATTAGGCAGCACAACGGGGGAAGTAACCGCTATTTGGCCTGTTGCAGGGTTAAGTTTTGCCGTTTTATTTATTTGGGGCTATCGTTTTCTTATCAGCATTTTACTCGGTGAGCTTAACTTACTATTTTTAGAACCTATAAAACATGAACAACTCTGGATAGCGACAGGGAATGTCATTTCACTTTTTTTGGCTGTTTGGTTTATAAACCGCTACGCCAAAAATAAAGACTTATTTGGACATACGGGCAATGTCATTTATTTTCTATTCTTCGCCGTCTTATTGAGCAGCCTTATCAGTGCTAGTGTGGGTACTGCCAGTTTATATGCGTATGACATTATTGATGCGGGTTCACTACTGGGAAATTGGTGGACATGGTGGCTTGCAGACATTGTTGGCGTGTTGGTTGTCGCCCCCTTAATCGTTACATGGCACCAAGAATGGCATATACACTGGAATAGAGCGCAGCTTATTGAAGCTATTTCACTTTTTCTAAGTTTAAGTTTGACAGCATGGCTCATTTTTGGACAACCGCTCAGTGAGAGCGTGCGCGCCTATCCAATGGCATTTCTCATGATGCCCTTTATTATCTGGGCAATCTTCCGCTTTGGACAACGCGAGACCATGATGGTGATTTTTATGCTCTCCATCATTGCCATTTTTGGCACTATCATGCGAGTTGGCCCGTTTGTGTTACCCTCCGTTTATCAATCACTACTCCTCTTACAAGCCTTTATTGGCGTTATCTGTTTAACAACCCTCTTTTTAATGGCACTTATCAGCGAGCGGACAAAATTAGAAGCCAGCATGTCGCGTTTTGTGCCACACGAATTTTTAAGTTTTCTTAACAAAAAAAGCATCGTAGATGTCAATTTAGGCGACCATACCGAGCGAGAAATGAGCGTATTATTTTCTGATATTCGCGGGTTTACCTCACTCTCCGAAGCCATGACACCCCAACAAAACTTTAATTTCATCAATGCCTATCTCAGTCGGATGGAACCCATTATTAGCGAACATCGGGGGTTTATCGATAAATACATTGGTGATGCTATCATGGCATTGTTTCCAAAAAACGTGGACCATGCCGTGCAAGCCGCCATTGGTATGCTACAAGCCCTTAATGACTATAACGAAACCCGTGGCAGACCGGGCAGACCTAAACTACGCATCGGTATTGGTATTCATACAGGATTACTCATGCTAGGCACGGTTGGCGGACAAAGTCGCATGGATGGAACCGTGATTTCTGACGCGGTTAATCTTGCTTCACGCACCGAAAGCCTGACAAAAACTTACGGCGTTTGTCTTCTCATTACCGAACAAACCTATCAAAAATTAGAAAACCCGAAAAATTATAAAATTCGTTTACTTGATAGAGTTATCGTAAAAGGCAAAACCAATCTTGTTACCCTCTATGAAATTTATGATGCTGATTTACCACTGATGATAGAACTCAAAAATAAAACCCTAACCCAATTTGAACAAGCCTGTTTATCCTATCACCAAGCCAATATTAGCGTTGCAAAACAACTTTTTGAAAATGTATTACTGATTAATCCCCAAGACGATGCAGCAACCGTTTATTTAGAACGCTGTCACGCCCACCTAAGAAACCCCTGTTCAAACAACCCAACGACATCCTAA
- a CDS encoding HNH endonuclease → MSTLKPKQLFEQVLRAVDESGWQALILDSRKPFCLRLFRGDEKGFDVRVYLWNCTHGGGAARAKDEYRVQLTGVVPSAVAGEVTLLLGWHSDYEVFVGFDIKKHDGQASQSPSIQVKEKTLQNAHTRAFAIYHRQNGEIAVAFRPEFLAEYALNSASLHLTGKAAADMSLLNNLDTLTESQIVAVQSQERQIVLSQIARKFRATDFRKRVLGAYEHRCAICGVQLELIDAAHIIPVAAPTSTDETKNGIALCKLHHTAFDRNLISFNERYEIEVSDSEVSRLTATNLVGGLKEFKQHLRTAIILPNDQCDYPPPQYIAEARKVRSWA, encoded by the coding sequence GTGTCAACACTCAAGCCTAAGCAACTATTTGAACAGGTCTTGCGCGCCGTTGATGAAAGCGGATGGCAAGCCCTTATTCTCGACTCTCGAAAACCGTTTTGTCTACGCCTATTCCGTGGAGATGAAAAAGGGTTTGATGTTCGCGTTTATCTCTGGAATTGCACGCACGGTGGGGGTGCCGCGCGTGCGAAAGATGAATACCGCGTACAGCTTACTGGGGTGGTGCCTAGCGCAGTAGCTGGTGAAGTCACGCTCTTGCTTGGGTGGCATTCTGACTATGAAGTATTCGTAGGCTTCGACATAAAGAAACATGACGGTCAAGCCTCACAATCCCCGTCAATTCAGGTGAAGGAAAAAACCTTACAAAACGCGCATACTCGCGCCTTCGCTATTTATCATCGCCAGAATGGTGAAATAGCAGTCGCATTTCGCCCCGAATTTCTAGCAGAATACGCATTGAATTCAGCATCTCTGCATCTTACGGGTAAGGCTGCCGCTGATATGTCACTGCTGAATAACTTAGACACTTTGACTGAATCGCAAATTGTGGCAGTGCAGAGTCAAGAACGACAAATTGTGTTGTCTCAGATCGCTCGTAAATTCCGAGCAACCGATTTTCGGAAACGGGTTCTTGGTGCTTATGAGCATCGTTGTGCCATCTGCGGAGTTCAGTTAGAACTTATTGACGCCGCCCACATTATTCCAGTTGCGGCACCTACAAGCACCGATGAAACAAAGAATGGAATTGCACTGTGCAAGCTACATCATACGGCCTTTGACCGTAATTTAATTTCCTTTAACGAACGATACGAAATCGAAGTAAGTGATTCTGAAGTATCCCGCTTAACTGCTACAAATCTTGTGGGTGGGCTGAAAGAATTTAAGCAGCATCTGCGAACCGCAATAATTCTACCTAATGATCAGTGTGACTACCCGCCGCCACAGTACATTGCAGAAGCCCGAAAGGTGCGTAGTTGGGCGTAG